In Fluviicola taffensis DSM 16823, the following are encoded in one genomic region:
- a CDS encoding S41 family peptidase, whose translation MKYYSVILILLVSINSFFASAQKTPTDPRVPTNGQRLDEIFMYINKLYVDPVNDKELMDAAIISMLEKLDPHTVYIPKDEVEAANVAIDGSFVGIGVRFQILKDTLMVVETIAGGPSEKLGIRAGDKIVMIDGQNVAGIGLKNTQVREKLLGEAGTKVRVDILRKAQKKQINYVITRDKVPVNSVDCAYLVTPKIGYLKLTSFSRTSHDEIKKGLEKLKAQGMESLILDLQGNGGGLLYAAQLIADELLSDDKLIVYSEGRSQPRQDLNAGRSGSWEKGKVVILIDDNSASASEILSGAVQDWDRGLIVGRRSYGKGLVQRPIDLSDGSQMRLTIARYFTPSGRFIQRSYENIDDYKNEYMRRFMHGEFSHIDSIKLPDSLKFETRITKRPVYGGGGIMPDFFVPIDTSEITDLYRKVVQNGSYGSFPLSFVDKNRDELNKKYESIDQFITNFKVDKKLMDEFFDFVKKENKDFEFKEDEYKISKEIMELRLKATIANDLFGIEAFYKIYNQKNEILQKAIQLLETKEYDKQKLAMN comes from the coding sequence ATGAAGTATTATAGCGTTATTCTGATCTTACTCGTAAGTATCAATTCATTTTTTGCATCTGCACAAAAAACACCTACAGACCCAAGAGTTCCTACAAATGGTCAACGTCTAGATGAAATCTTCATGTATATCAACAAATTGTATGTTGATCCAGTTAATGACAAGGAGTTAATGGACGCTGCGATTATTTCGATGCTTGAAAAATTAGATCCTCATACTGTTTATATTCCAAAAGACGAAGTTGAAGCAGCAAATGTGGCTATCGATGGGAGTTTCGTAGGGATTGGTGTTCGCTTCCAAATATTGAAAGACACATTGATGGTTGTTGAAACAATTGCAGGCGGACCTTCTGAGAAATTAGGAATTCGCGCTGGAGATAAAATCGTCATGATTGATGGACAAAATGTAGCTGGTATTGGTCTGAAAAATACCCAAGTTCGCGAAAAATTATTAGGTGAAGCGGGTACGAAAGTTCGAGTTGATATTCTAAGAAAAGCTCAGAAAAAACAAATAAACTATGTGATTACTCGAGATAAAGTTCCAGTGAACTCAGTAGATTGTGCTTACTTAGTTACCCCGAAAATTGGTTATTTGAAACTAACTTCCTTTTCAAGAACTTCTCATGATGAAATCAAAAAAGGCTTGGAAAAACTGAAAGCTCAAGGAATGGAAAGTTTGATTTTAGATTTACAAGGTAATGGCGGTGGATTATTATATGCAGCTCAGCTAATTGCTGATGAATTACTTTCAGACGATAAATTAATTGTTTATTCAGAAGGTCGCTCACAGCCACGTCAAGATTTGAACGCTGGAAGAAGTGGTTCTTGGGAAAAAGGAAAAGTGGTTATTTTGATTGACGATAATTCTGCTTCTGCATCTGAAATTCTTTCTGGAGCTGTTCAAGATTGGGATCGTGGATTAATTGTTGGTCGAAGAAGTTATGGAAAAGGGTTGGTTCAAAGACCAATTGATTTATCGGACGGCTCTCAAATGCGCCTGACAATCGCTCGATACTTCACTCCTTCTGGTCGATTTATTCAACGATCTTACGAAAATATTGATGATTACAAAAACGAGTACATGAGACGATTCATGCACGGTGAGTTTTCTCATATTGACAGTATCAAGCTTCCAGATTCATTGAAATTTGAAACACGAATTACAAAAAGACCAGTTTATGGTGGAGGTGGAATTATGCCCGATTTCTTCGTTCCAATTGATACTTCAGAAATTACAGATTTGTACCGAAAAGTAGTTCAAAACGGTTCTTATGGAAGCTTCCCTTTGTCTTTTGTTGATAAAAATAGAGATGAATTGAATAAGAAATATGAAAGTATCGATCAGTTTATCACCAACTTTAAAGTAGATAAAAAGTTAATGGATGAGTTTTTTGATTTTGTCAAAAAGGAAAACAAAGATTTTGAGTTCAAAGAAGATGAATACAAAATTAGTAAAGAGATTATGGAATTAAGATTAAAAGCAACGATTGCTAATGATCTTTTTGGAATTGAAGCATTTTATAAAATTTACAATCAAAAGAACGAAATTCTTCAAAAGGCAATCCAATTGCTTGAAACAAAAGAATACGATAAACAAAAACTCGCAATGAATTAA
- a CDS encoding DUF1573 domain-containing protein: MKKRSLFIGLLLVGGLVVACSNNSDNTGKESELVMEVADDPETIKANEQALKELEAQKKEEAGSITIMKIDKEIHDFGKVTEGVENHCTFVVTNTGNKPLILSDVKASCGCTTPSKPEGPIAPGKSDKIEVGFKPSGKGVNEKTITITANTEPRITVVKVKADVQ, from the coding sequence ATGAAAAAAAGAAGTTTATTTATTGGCCTTTTATTAGTAGGCGGACTAGTAGTAGCATGTTCAAACAACTCAGATAATACTGGAAAAGAGAGCGAATTAGTAATGGAAGTTGCGGATGATCCCGAAACAATCAAAGCAAACGAGCAAGCTCTAAAGGAATTAGAAGCACAAAAAAAAGAAGAAGCAGGGTCTATTACAATCATGAAAATCGACAAAGAAATTCATGATTTTGGAAAAGTCACTGAAGGTGTAGAAAACCATTGTACGTTCGTCGTAACAAATACTGGAAATAAACCTTTAATTCTTTCGGATGTGAAGGCCAGTTGCGGTTGTACAACACCAAGTAAACCAGAAGGTCCGATTGCTCCTGGGAAGTCAGATAAAATTGAAGTTGGTTTTAAGCCTAGCGGAAAAGGTGTGAACGAAAAAACAATTACCATTACAGCCAATACAGAACCCCGAATTACAGTGGTGAAAGTGAAGGCAGATGTGCAATAA
- a CDS encoding L-threonylcarbamoyladenylate synthase, whose product MFIEINPTNIDNRLVQQVVDELKKGGIIIIPTDAVYAVACDVMNKKGLAELAKWKDVKLSKANFSIICSDLSEVSEYVKQLDRNTFRLLKHYLPGPFTFILDATSEVSKLFDSSKKEIGIRIPDNKIVQAIVERLGNPMAVTSLHDSEDEIMEYFVDPASIYERYDDEVAIIIDGGPGKLDASTIVDCTNGNAEIIRQGVGQIDL is encoded by the coding sequence ATGTTCATAGAAATTAACCCAACTAATATTGACAATCGTCTTGTGCAGCAGGTTGTGGATGAATTGAAAAAAGGTGGGATAATCATCATTCCTACTGATGCCGTTTATGCAGTTGCATGTGATGTAATGAACAAAAAAGGATTGGCTGAATTAGCTAAATGGAAAGATGTGAAACTCTCAAAAGCTAATTTCTCCATTATCTGTTCAGATTTAAGCGAAGTATCTGAGTATGTAAAACAACTCGATAGAAATACATTTCGTTTGTTGAAGCATTATTTACCTGGTCCATTTACCTTTATTTTAGATGCTACGAGTGAGGTCTCTAAACTCTTCGATTCAAGTAAAAAAGAAATCGGAATTCGTATTCCTGATAATAAAATTGTTCAAGCTATTGTTGAGCGATTAGGGAATCCGATGGCAGTAACATCACTTCATGATTCAGAAGATGAAATTATGGAATATTTCGTAGATCCAGCTTCTATTTATGAGCGTTACGACGATGAAGTAGCCATCATTATTGATGGTGGTCCAGGAAAGCTAGATGCATCAACCATTGTTGATTGCACGAATGGAAATGCGGAAATTATCCGTCAAGGAGTTGGTCAAATAGATTTATGA
- a CDS encoding glutamine amidotransferase-related protein codes for MIVIIDCGSSKTPLIESIVYEFMDTRVVPLFEFQREQHSDALGFVISGAPILITEVDIEPYLKQFEWLKLEEKPVLGICFGHQMLGLTFGALSNRQREDRDWQIIEVIVDCPLFEKLPVEIELMEDHCEAISIPKDFIHVAVSDATVNEGMMHQNKPFYGIQFHPEVSGNHGAIILENFVHICEQHSK; via the coding sequence ATGATTGTCATTATCGATTGTGGAAGTTCTAAAACACCTTTGATCGAATCAATTGTGTATGAATTCATGGACACACGAGTTGTTCCACTTTTTGAATTTCAGCGAGAACAACATTCGGATGCACTTGGCTTTGTAATCTCTGGCGCTCCAATTCTAATCACAGAAGTCGATATCGAACCCTATTTGAAGCAATTTGAATGGTTAAAATTGGAAGAGAAACCCGTTTTAGGAATCTGTTTTGGTCATCAAATGCTTGGATTAACGTTTGGAGCTCTTTCGAATAGACAACGAGAAGACCGCGACTGGCAAATCATCGAAGTCATTGTAGATTGTCCCCTTTTCGAAAAACTTCCTGTTGAAATTGAATTGATGGAAGATCATTGTGAAGCTATTAGTATTCCAAAAGATTTCATCCATGTTGCAGTTTCTGATGCCACTGTCAATGAAGGAATGATGCATCAGAACAAACCGTTTTATGGAATTCAATTCCACCCAGAAGTATCTGGAAACCATGGAGCCATTATTCTTGAAAACTTTGTTCATATTTGTGAGCAACATTCGAAATAG
- a CDS encoding nucleoside recognition domain-containing protein has protein sequence MVLNRVWIGMFVIAIVMGFSKLLFWQDTFILQKMMDAFFEAAKSAFELALYMTGIISLWMGLMKIGEDSGAVNIMSRMVYPLFSKLFPEIPKDHPAMGSIMLNFSANMLGLDNAATPAGLRAMQQLQEINTEKDKASNAQIMFMVLNASGLTIIPVSIIAARAAGNSTNPTSVFIPILLTTYFATLGGLIFVAIRQKINLFQKNILLYIGGLTSLIIALLYYLNTHPEQIDTISRVLSTTIIFGFITFFIVMALKSKIQAYESFIEGAKGGFQISLNILPYLVAMLCAVALFKSCGALEDFMNSLKWFLMACGVRALEFVDALPVILMKPFSGSGARGLMVENMATFGPDSFVSNLSATFQGSTETTFYVLSVYFGSVGIKKTRYAATAGLFCDLVGAVAAILIAYLFFA, from the coding sequence ATGGTATTGAATAGAGTTTGGATTGGAATGTTTGTCATTGCAATCGTAATGGGTTTTTCGAAGCTTCTATTTTGGCAGGATACATTTATTCTTCAAAAAATGATGGATGCGTTTTTTGAAGCTGCAAAATCAGCTTTTGAATTAGCTCTTTACATGACAGGCATTATATCCTTATGGATGGGACTAATGAAAATCGGGGAAGACAGTGGTGCTGTAAACATCATGTCAAGAATGGTTTATCCTCTGTTTTCAAAGTTATTTCCTGAAATTCCAAAAGATCACCCAGCGATGGGGAGCATCATGCTGAATTTTTCAGCAAATATGTTAGGTTTAGATAATGCTGCAACTCCAGCAGGACTGAGAGCAATGCAACAACTTCAAGAAATCAATACAGAAAAAGACAAGGCTTCAAATGCACAAATCATGTTTATGGTTCTGAATGCATCAGGCCTTACAATTATTCCAGTTTCTATAATTGCTGCCCGTGCAGCTGGAAATAGTACTAACCCAACTTCTGTTTTCATTCCAATACTTTTAACTACCTATTTTGCAACTTTAGGAGGCTTGATTTTTGTAGCTATACGCCAAAAAATTAACCTGTTTCAAAAGAATATCCTCCTTTATATTGGAGGGTTAACTAGCTTAATTATTGCCTTACTTTATTACTTGAATACACATCCAGAACAAATTGATACAATCTCTCGAGTTCTAAGCACTACAATAATTTTCGGTTTTATTACTTTCTTTATTGTCATGGCTCTTAAGTCAAAAATTCAAGCTTATGAATCATTTATTGAAGGAGCAAAAGGAGGCTTTCAAATCTCATTAAACATACTACCTTATCTAGTTGCCATGCTCTGTGCTGTTGCATTATTCAAATCTTGTGGAGCATTGGAAGACTTTATGAATAGTTTGAAGTGGTTTTTAATGGCATGTGGGGTGAGAGCCTTAGAATTTGTTGATGCACTCCCTGTAATCTTAATGAAGCCCTTCTCTGGATCTGGTGCACGTGGATTAATGGTTGAAAATATGGCCACTTTTGGGCCTGATTCTTTTGTAAGCAATTTATCTGCAACTTTTCAAGGAAGTACTGAAACTACTTTTTACGTTTTATCCGTATATTTCGGTTCAGTGGGAATCAAAAAAACACGTTATGCAGCAACCGCAGGGTTATTCTGTGATTTAGTTGGTGCTGTAGCTGCGATTCTGATTGCTTATCTATTTTTCGCATAA
- a CDS encoding GNAT family N-acetyltransferase, with translation MITLRLATLEDASRIQKIAEDTWPISYEGIISPNQIRYMLDLMYSKTKIETAIKDQNQAFWLADKDGETLGFCSIEFGNPSSEYLRIHKLYLLPETQGLGIGKLLIDKITHEGLSHELSFLHLNVNKHNKAFHFYQKLGFEVEREEVIDIGNDYIMDDFVMVKAIR, from the coding sequence ATGATAACTCTTCGCTTAGCAACATTAGAAGATGCTTCAAGGATCCAAAAAATAGCTGAAGATACGTGGCCCATTTCTTATGAAGGAATTATTTCTCCCAATCAAATTAGATACATGTTAGACCTCATGTATTCCAAAACTAAGATTGAAACAGCGATCAAAGACCAAAATCAAGCATTTTGGTTGGCTGATAAAGATGGTGAAACTCTTGGCTTTTGCAGTATCGAATTTGGTAATCCTTCTTCTGAATATTTGAGAATTCACAAGCTCTATCTTCTACCAGAAACACAAGGATTGGGAATTGGGAAATTGTTGATTGACAAAATAACTCATGAAGGATTATCGCATGAATTGTCGTTTCTTCATTTGAATGTAAACAAACACAACAAAGCTTTTCATTTCTATCAAAAACTGGGGTTTGAGGTTGAACGAGAAGAAGTTATCGATATTGGGAATGATTATATCATGGACGATTTTGTGATGGTGAAAGCAATTCGCTAA
- a CDS encoding MliC family protein, with translation MKKNVLALLSILFLFSCGNNDSVFKKNRNMEFNCENDFKVHFKESTTITNSDSTTTISVSVKSKNLNEEYIMQQVRAASGVKYATKDGKFIFWEHQGEFSFGTEDSTYCLCE, from the coding sequence ATGAAAAAAAATGTTCTCGCACTTCTATCAATTCTATTTCTTTTTAGCTGTGGAAATAATGATTCTGTTTTCAAAAAGAACCGCAATATGGAATTCAATTGCGAAAACGACTTTAAGGTTCATTTTAAGGAAAGTACTACAATTACCAATTCGGATAGCACAACCACCATTTCTGTATCCGTTAAAAGCAAAAATCTAAACGAAGAATACATCATGCAACAAGTTCGTGCTGCCAGTGGAGTTAAATATGCTACGAAAGATGGAAAATTTATCTTTTGGGAACATCAAGGAGAGTTTTCATTTGGAACAGAAGATTCTACGTATTGTTTGTGTGAGTGA
- a CDS encoding Smr/MutS family protein codes for MQFKVGQKISFLYEKGDGIILKLEQNRAYVTDDSGFDRWFPLNELVFIHSEKYADDEITISKEDLEPDTTFRIIQERTGVKKPRTIWEIDLHIEEILESTQGMSNTEILMKQMAEFRSTFKKAKSKSVHKLVVIHGVGEGVLKNEIRTYLALQDQIEVYDADFHEYGKGATAIEFHPNW; via the coding sequence ATGCAGTTTAAAGTTGGTCAAAAAATTTCTTTTTTATACGAAAAAGGAGATGGTATTATATTGAAATTAGAACAAAATCGGGCGTATGTTACCGATGATTCTGGCTTCGATCGTTGGTTTCCCTTGAATGAATTGGTATTTATACATTCTGAGAAATATGCTGATGATGAAATAACCATTTCAAAAGAAGATTTAGAACCTGATACGACCTTTCGCATCATCCAAGAGCGAACAGGTGTGAAAAAGCCAAGAACCATTTGGGAAATCGATTTGCACATTGAAGAGATTCTGGAATCTACGCAGGGAATGTCGAATACTGAAATTTTAATGAAGCAAATGGCCGAATTCCGATCGACTTTCAAAAAAGCGAAGAGTAAATCAGTTCACAAGTTGGTGGTAATTCATGGAGTAGGAGAAGGTGTTCTGAAAAATGAGATTCGCACTTATTTGGCACTCCAAGATCAAATTGAAGTGTACGACGCTGATTTTCATGAATACGGAAAAGGTGCTACTGCTATCGAGTTTCATCCGAATTGGTAG
- a CDS encoding site-2 protease family protein translates to MENDFNSLYPPKPFLENEPVRQGHMAVTVFSLLLFALSFVLFFGDELFFLIQLLAVLIIHEGGHYLFMKLYKYENVRMLFIPLMGAFVHGKKESYRQRESLMVVLAGPIPGIIIGVVLWILGFNWEIGWMVETSMLFFVVNILNLLPILPLDGGRMLNILFFEKIELFQVIFSFISSLSLIAIGYFMEWYIILIFGFLMGFQVRNLHRRYLIHKGLKEDDVNFNSTYDNLSDRSYHFVKNQVLEHTPGLRRFVENMEGEDTKTVVANEVKNMLVPPMEQDITRFMKFLVILAWILAIFGPIYLMWSQGLFKNISDAV, encoded by the coding sequence ATGGAAAACGATTTCAATTCTTTATACCCGCCAAAACCTTTTTTGGAAAATGAACCAGTAAGACAAGGCCATATGGCGGTTACTGTTTTTTCATTATTGCTTTTTGCTTTGAGCTTTGTTTTGTTTTTTGGTGATGAATTATTCTTTTTAATTCAATTGCTTGCCGTTTTAATTATTCATGAAGGAGGCCATTATTTGTTCATGAAATTGTACAAGTATGAGAACGTTCGCATGCTATTTATACCGTTAATGGGTGCATTTGTCCACGGTAAAAAAGAATCCTATCGTCAACGAGAAAGTTTAATGGTTGTTCTTGCGGGGCCAATTCCAGGAATTATTATCGGCGTAGTATTGTGGATTCTTGGATTTAATTGGGAAATTGGATGGATGGTTGAGACCTCGATGTTGTTTTTTGTTGTCAATATTTTGAATTTGCTGCCTATTCTTCCTTTGGATGGTGGGCGCATGTTGAACATCTTATTTTTCGAGAAAATCGAATTATTTCAAGTCATCTTTTCATTTATTTCTTCCTTGTCGTTGATTGCAATTGGTTATTTCATGGAATGGTACATTATCCTGATTTTTGGATTTTTAATGGGCTTCCAAGTAAGGAATTTGCACCGTCGTTATTTAATTCATAAAGGATTGAAGGAAGATGATGTGAATTTCAATTCTACTTACGATAACTTGTCTGATCGCTCTTATCATTTTGTGAAAAATCAAGTATTGGAACATACTCCTGGACTTCGTAGATTCGTTGAAAACATGGAAGGTGAAGACACCAAAACAGTTGTTGCGAATGAGGTGAAAAATATGCTGGTTCCTCCGATGGAACAAGATATCACTCGTTTCATGAAATTTTTAGTAATTCTTGCTTGGATATTGGCTATTTTTGGTCCCATCTATTTGATGTGGAGTCAGGGTCTTTTTAAGAATATTTCAGATGCAGTTTAA
- a CDS encoding WD40 repeat domain-containing protein: protein MFQAKIVLNGHAGPIYAASWDGTYLYSSSGDKYVTRWNIVSGLQDTSFTVKLEHAAYTLAVNSKVCCIGSTDGTLIAVDTESKRVLWEHNFFGNAWFSLLINEEKNWLIAGDSEGNLMVLDVDSGNRILHLPLAAGKIRSLSISNNYCFVCTQLIGILVFSIETWNEIASWEPNELGSNVILPELSQNRIITAGRDAHLVISDLNYQVIQKTPLHHQTIYGLIRIGNQFITSSMDKTIKVWKSNFKEIDQKMEFKNGGHNRSVNGLVFIDEQTFASYGDDKKIIVWKKNRRLFGLKIDSDSEIS, encoded by the coding sequence ATGTTTCAAGCCAAGATTGTATTGAATGGACATGCTGGGCCAATTTATGCTGCTTCTTGGGATGGGACTTATTTATACAGTTCTTCTGGTGACAAATATGTAACTCGTTGGAATATTGTTTCAGGATTGCAAGATACTTCATTCACAGTGAAGTTAGAGCATGCCGCTTATACATTAGCAGTAAATTCAAAAGTATGCTGCATTGGGAGCACTGACGGAACTTTAATAGCTGTTGATACCGAATCCAAACGAGTTTTATGGGAACATAATTTTTTTGGAAACGCTTGGTTTTCATTGTTGATTAACGAAGAAAAGAATTGGTTAATCGCTGGTGATTCAGAAGGGAATTTAATGGTTTTGGATGTGGATTCTGGAAATCGAATACTGCATCTTCCATTAGCGGCTGGAAAAATCAGATCTTTATCAATTTCGAACAATTATTGTTTCGTTTGTACACAATTGATTGGAATCTTAGTTTTTTCTATTGAAACTTGGAATGAAATTGCTTCTTGGGAACCCAATGAATTAGGAAGTAATGTGATTTTACCCGAATTATCCCAAAATCGAATTATAACAGCGGGAAGGGATGCTCATTTGGTAATCAGTGATTTGAATTATCAAGTTATTCAAAAAACACCACTTCATCATCAAACAATTTATGGATTGATTCGTATTGGAAATCAATTTATTACATCTTCCATGGATAAAACAATCAAAGTTTGGAAATCAAATTTCAAAGAGATTGATCAAAAAATGGAATTTAAGAATGGCGGACACAATCGATCTGTGAATGGGTTAGTGTTCATCGATGAGCAGACTTTTGCCAGCTATGGAGATGATAAAAAAATCATTGTTTGGAAAAAGAACAGGAGATTATTTGGTCTTAAAATTGATTCTGATTCCGAAATTTCGTAA
- a CDS encoding phosphosulfolactate synthase produces MNFSLPHIPERTTQPRNNGVTMMMDKGLSLTEAENFIQASGHLTDIVKFGFGTAYVTNNLEEKIKLYRSAGLRPYFGGTLFEAFHARGRFEDYLRLLDKYDLDLAEISDGSIILNHDEKLELIQRMAKTRTVLSEVGSKDSGILISPGRWIKMMSSELEAGSWKVIAEGREAGNVGVFRPNGTAHTMLINKIIAKVKPEDILWEAPQKNQQVWFVKLFGANVNLGNIAPNEIIPLECLRLGLRGDTFFDFLPADYALRLKQVDSDDPDDEEEA; encoded by the coding sequence ATGAATTTTAGTTTACCTCATATTCCAGAACGTACTACTCAACCACGTAACAATGGTGTTACGATGATGATGGATAAAGGCTTAAGTTTAACTGAAGCCGAAAATTTTATCCAAGCAAGTGGACATTTGACCGATATTGTAAAGTTTGGTTTTGGAACAGCGTATGTTACAAACAATCTAGAAGAGAAAATCAAGTTGTACCGTTCGGCAGGATTGAGACCTTATTTTGGAGGAACACTCTTTGAAGCTTTTCATGCACGCGGTCGTTTTGAGGATTATTTAAGGTTGTTGGACAAATATGATTTGGATTTAGCAGAAATATCTGATGGTTCAATCATTTTGAATCACGATGAGAAATTGGAGCTAATTCAACGAATGGCAAAAACGAGAACTGTTCTTTCAGAAGTTGGATCAAAAGATTCAGGGATTTTAATTAGTCCTGGAAGATGGATTAAAATGATGAGTTCTGAGTTGGAAGCAGGTTCTTGGAAAGTCATTGCGGAAGGCCGTGAGGCTGGAAATGTGGGTGTTTTTCGTCCAAATGGAACAGCTCATACGATGCTCATCAACAAAATTATTGCGAAAGTAAAACCAGAAGATATTTTGTGGGAAGCTCCACAAAAAAATCAGCAAGTTTGGTTTGTGAAATTGTTTGGAGCAAATGTGAATCTTGGAAACATTGCACCGAATGAGATTATTCCTTTGGAGTGTTTGCGTTTGGGATTAAGAGGAGATACATTCTTTGATTTTCTTCCAGCTGATTACGCATTGCGTTTAAAACAAGTTGATTCAGACGACCCAGACGACGAAGAAGAAGCGTAA
- a CDS encoding tetratricopeptide repeat protein: MFDWEDDNDSFENHLNDDLQRFEAQLESNSVGFFDSDRLEAIIDHYLMNGNYSKGELAAEVGIQQYPFNTLFQIRRAQAMSGLGKLKEALELLDSAEKIDSESMELFLTKATIFSQLRDSKRAVNFFKRALELADREEKDEIFLDLATELEQLKDFKSAVEVLEEAMRSNPKNEGALYELAFCFDQLGDNARAINTYRTFLDENPYSFTAWYNLGNTYSKEEMFQDAITAYEYCTAINDRFSPAYFNMGNAQLTIEQYNESIESFERCIDIDGDDALTYCYLGEANEQLENLTVAWDFYQKALSLAPNLAEAWLGLGIVKDLQGHPKESLHYIERALEIEPEMDGYYHVYAGALENAEMLEEAEEAYLACLTLEPGNEDCYFDYVDFLIENRVGEVRTFVENFILKNQLFFSVLPIIYLNWISNNPEGAKIMLVESFNKDPEKTKDVFIRYPELADVEELVNLTRS, encoded by the coding sequence ATGTTTGACTGGGAAGACGATAATGACAGTTTTGAGAACCATCTAAATGATGATTTGCAACGTTTCGAAGCGCAACTCGAAAGTAACTCTGTTGGTTTTTTTGACAGCGATCGTCTAGAAGCAATTATAGATCATTACTTAATGAATGGCAATTATTCCAAAGGGGAGTTGGCTGCCGAAGTTGGAATTCAACAATATCCATTCAATACGTTGTTTCAAATCCGAAGAGCTCAAGCAATGTCAGGATTAGGGAAATTGAAAGAAGCATTAGAATTATTGGATTCTGCAGAAAAGATTGATTCTGAGTCGATGGAACTTTTTTTGACTAAGGCAACTATCTTTAGTCAATTGAGAGATAGCAAAAGAGCTGTAAATTTCTTTAAACGTGCGTTAGAACTAGCAGATCGTGAAGAAAAGGATGAGATTTTCTTAGATCTAGCGACCGAATTAGAGCAATTAAAAGACTTTAAGTCTGCGGTTGAAGTATTAGAAGAAGCAATGCGTTCCAATCCAAAAAATGAAGGTGCGTTGTATGAATTGGCTTTTTGCTTTGATCAGTTAGGAGACAATGCGCGAGCAATTAATACTTACAGAACGTTTTTGGATGAGAATCCGTATTCTTTTACCGCTTGGTATAATCTTGGAAACACTTATTCAAAAGAAGAAATGTTTCAAGATGCAATTACAGCTTACGAATATTGTACTGCAATAAACGATCGTTTTTCGCCAGCTTATTTCAATATGGGGAATGCGCAGTTGACTATTGAGCAATACAATGAATCAATTGAATCTTTTGAGCGTTGTATCGACATTGATGGGGATGATGCATTAACTTACTGTTATTTAGGAGAAGCCAATGAGCAATTAGAAAACTTAACTGTAGCTTGGGATTTCTATCAAAAAGCCCTTTCATTGGCTCCTAATTTGGCGGAAGCATGGTTGGGATTGGGAATTGTAAAAGATTTGCAAGGTCATCCCAAAGAAAGTTTACATTATATCGAAAGAGCTTTGGAAATAGAGCCAGAAATGGATGGATATTACCATGTTTATGCTGGAGCTTTAGAGAACGCCGAAATGTTAGAAGAAGCTGAAGAAGCTTATTTAGCTTGTTTGACTTTGGAGCCAGGAAATGAAGATTGTTATTTTGACTATGTGGATTTCTTGATAGAAAATCGAGTTGGAGAAGTAAGAACCTTTGTTGAAAATTTCATATTGAAAAATCAATTGTTCTTTTCTGTACTTCCAATTATTTATTTAAACTGGATTTCAAATAATCCGGAAGGAGCTAAAATAATGCTTGTTGAGTCTTTTAATAAAGATCCAGAAAAAACAAAAGATGTATTTATTCGCTATCCAGAATTGGCGGATGTCGAAGAATTAGTAAATTTGACACGCTCTTAG